A window of Pullulanibacillus sp. KACC 23026 genomic DNA:
TTTGATCGTCATTTGGATTTGAATTTCTTATATAGTACATCTAGACCTGATATTTATAAACTCGAATTTAATGAGCAAGAATTAGTGACGATTAAACGATTATGGACTGTCGACGGTGGAACGAATCAATAAAACCTTTTTGTCGATCAAAGGGAGTGCTTCTTCATTAAAATGAAGAGGCATTTTTAATTTATCTCACTTTCAATGGCTAACGAATGTTATTATAGAATATAAAGAATGTTCGGTTTAAACCACGAAAAAAATGGGGGATTAGAAGTTAGAAGAATATGTTTCATTATAAAGTTTGGGAAGTATTGTGCGATGTTTGCTAATAGAGCTAAGAGATCACTGGCCAGTCATCGACTCTTTTTCCTATGTACAAATGATCTATGATAATTGAATAATTACTAATCTATGAAGAGAGAAAAGGAGATAAAAGATGTTTCCCACATTAGAAACAGAAAGATTATGGCTTAGAGAAATTGCAAAGGATGATGCAGAAGACCTATTTGCTTGTTTTTCTAATGAAAGAGTCATGCGATTTTATGGACAAGAAACTTTAGAGAGAATTGAACAAGCGGAGGCATTTGTTGACTTCTTTGCTAAAAACTACAAGAAAAAAAGGGGATTACGTTGGGGAATCGAAATAAAAGGAACTCAAGGAATAATTGGTACAATTGGATTTAATGCATGGTCACCTAAACATAGACGAGCAGAAATTGGCTATGAGATACATCCGGAACATTGGAGAAAGGGCTACACTTTCGAAGCTGTTTCGAGAGTGATTCAATTTGGATTTAACGAGTTTGGACTCACTCGAATAGGGGCAATTGTCTTCAAAGAAAACGTAGCATCTAGCCAATTGTTGACCAAATTTGGCTTTCAACAAGAAGGCATTCTGAGGGACTATATATACCAGAATGGACAGGTATACGATACAAATGTCTACTCAATCCTAAAAAATAATAGATAAGGTTAATTTTTCGCTGAAGGTCGGCGACAGTCCCCGGCTTTTTCTTGTTGCACCAAAGGTCTAGGCCATTGAATGACAAAGATGTTTTCGAAACTTTAGGGCTTTTGAAGTACATACTGTAAACGGTTAGTTAGATTGAAGAATAACTAAAGGAGCTATTTCAATTATAGACCTTTCCAAAATGCCTTGTAATCAGACAACCGCTTTATTTGCAGCCCCTGATGGATACATTCACGAATTATTAGCTAAAACAATTAATCAATTGAAAGGTGATCTTAATCAGTGACTTATTCGGTTCATACGTATGTTCAAGAAATGATCGGTTTATATACAGCACACACGGATGAAAAATATGCTCAATGGTCTAAAAGTTACTTGAGAAATCAATTCGAATTCTTAGGTATCCGAACGCCTCTACGACGAAAATTAACTTATCAATTCATAAAAGAAAACGGATTACCACAAAAAGAAGAGCTAAAAGATGTCGTATTTAGCCTCTGGGATCTCCCTGAGCGTGAATACCAAAAAGCTGCCCTTGATATTCTGGAAAAATCAAAGAAAGTATTAACCAGCGATGATATGCCTTGGTTATCAGATTT
This region includes:
- a CDS encoding GNAT family N-acetyltransferase, producing MFPTLETERLWLREIAKDDAEDLFACFSNERVMRFYGQETLERIEQAEAFVDFFAKNYKKKRGLRWGIEIKGTQGIIGTIGFNAWSPKHRRAEIGYEIHPEHWRKGYTFEAVSRVIQFGFNEFGLTRIGAIVFKENVASSQLLTKFGFQQEGILRDYIYQNGQVYDTNVYSILKNNR